The Heyndrickxia acidicola sequence TTTTCGCATTGATTGTTGTTTTCGTGAACTAATAGATTCGTGTTTTAATCATGTCTTTTCGTGAGCTATTGACAATTCACAAAACAGGACTTGTGGTTAAATTTTTTACACAACAAGGTTTACGAAAAGCGCCTTACATGGCTTTCTTAAAGGATCATGTTGTTTTTAACTCATTCGGGTGAAACGGCCTGTCGCATCGAACTCTACATCTTTTGTAAATCTGCCCAAAACCTCAGGGTAAAGGCGATGCTCAACTGCATGGATTTTCGCTGCCACATCCTCTGCGCCCTCGCCTTGAAAAATAGAAACAGCCTCTTGGGCAATAATAGGGCCTGTATCCATTCCTTCATCCACAAAGTGCACCGTTACCCCCGTTACTTTCACGCCAGCGCTTATGGCCTGGCTGATGGCATCCTTGCCCGGAAACGAAGGCAAAAGAGATGGATGGATATTCACAATTCTGCCGGGGTAGGCCCTTAGCAGGGTAGGGCCTATTAATCTCATATAGCCGGCCAAAACCAGAAGCTCTACATCTCTTTTCCTTAGTTCCTCCGCAATTTCTGTTTCAAATTCCTCTTTGGAGCCATACTCCTTTGGATTGAAAGAAAACACTGGTACCTGAGCCTGAAGGGCCCTCTCGATAACAAAGGCTTCCTTGCGGTCGCATACCAGCAGCTCTACCGACGCATCCAGCCTGCCTTTCTTGATTTCATCCTGAATGGCTTGAAAATTACTTCCGCTTCCCGATGCAAAAATGGCTATTTTCATCATTGCCTGTCATTTCCTTCTGCAAAATGTACGCCTGTCTGCTCCACAATCGAGCCGATTTTATACGCTTTCTCCCCCTGCTGATTAAAGAAGGAAATCAGCTTTTCCGCGTGTTCTTCCTTAACGGCCAGCACAAAGCCGATACCCATGTTAAAGATATTAAACAATTCCTTCCTGTCCAATCCTCCCTCACGTCCGAGGAATTCAAAAACGGGAAGTATTGGCCAGGATCCAAGCTCAATGCTCGCTCCAAGGTGTTCAGGAAGCATCCTTGGAATATTTTCGATAAAACCGCCGCCTGTAATATGGGCCATCCCTTTAATCGGCCACTCTTTCATAGCTTCAAGAACAGGCTTTACATAAATTCTGGTTGGCCTTAAAAGCTCCTCGCCCAATGTGCATCCAAGCTCCGGAAATGTTTCGTTGACAGAAAAAGCATTTTGTTCAAAGCAAATTTTTCGAACGAGC is a genomic window containing:
- the purN gene encoding phosphoribosylglycinamide formyltransferase, whose product is MMKIAIFASGSGSNFQAIQDEIKKGRLDASVELLVCDRKEAFVIERALQAQVPVFSFNPKEYGSKEEFETEIAEELRKRDVELLVLAGYMRLIGPTLLRAYPGRIVNIHPSLLPSFPGKDAISQAISAGVKVTGVTVHFVDEGMDTGPIIAQEAVSIFQGEGAEDVAAKIHAVEHRLYPEVLGRFTKDVEFDATGRFTRMS